The Megalops cyprinoides isolate fMegCyp1 chromosome 11, fMegCyp1.pri, whole genome shotgun sequence genomic sequence AAGCCCCATCTAAAGTTTGAGGCTCACAGGAACAACAAAAGACCTGTTATCGCTCTTTAATTAgctacccctctctctttctgtgaagcaggaaatgaaaaaagaaaaatatttgactTACATTCTAAGGCCAGCATAGACGGGAACTCTTTGCAATCAGATACGCCGGTGGAGTCGGAAATGCAGTCCTTCCAAAGGTTGGAGAAGTAGTTGGAAGTGGTGAGGACAATGCTGTCAACGGTGGAGTAATTCCAGTATTCCGTGGGCATGGTGGAGCACACCAGTATCCAGCCGGAGACGCACAGCACAAAGCAGCCGATCTCGGTGTACATGACCACCACCCTGTAGCGCATGGTGACTGTCGCGCAGAGCCGAGCTCTGTCAAGGCGCGCCGGAGGGGTACGTCCGAGGATCCTTCTCTCAGAGAGCGGACGGAAACGTTAGGTAGCCGGGAGAACCGAGCTCCCGTGAGGTGACGTTAGAGCAGGGCGGTCAGTGTGAGTGGCAGAGTTTGTCTCGGCTCGATACCTGtccctcgccctcgccctctccctctcccttcgTGTCCCCTTCACGCGGTGGGAATCTGTCCCAGCGCACTTTGCCGCACCCCTATACTTCCTTATCTCTGAGGGTTTTGCACAGCTTGCGCATTTGTCTCCACACGGTGTTGTTCTGTGAAGGTCATGTGGGCGGTGTGCCGTTACGTTTGTTTATGTCAGTTCCAGGAACCACCGCCACTGCAGAGCTCATTCTTTATGTACCTGCTTCTTCCATGATCTTAACAGTGATGTCAGTTAAATGACTAGTTTCAAGTGAGATTAAAATGACCTACAGCGTTAACACAAATGTTTGCTCACGGTGGGGTTTGTACACCTGTCCAGCGtgcttatatttatatacacagagAATGGTTTCAAAGCCAATCAGTGTTGTCTACCCTGGAGGAAAGTCAACTGCTAGGGATCAAGAGGGGGAACGCTCTGTTGTCATAGTCATTGTTTTAAGTTGAAAGTGACGCTCTCAGAACTGTGGtgtttattttggttgtggAGGTCCGCGGCCCCAAAACAGTGGAGCTGACACTCACGTTTCCAGGTTGCCACCTGGTAGAACGACAACAAAGAACCTGGTCAAAGCACTCCGGTTGGTGCAGCAGGGTTTCAGTTTGGTGGATTAGGCTGGGAGTTGTCTTAAGAGCTGAGAGGGCTTTGGTGAGCAGCAGTGGGTGGTGTCAAATATGACTGACCGTGCGATAAGGGGTGCTGTAATGGAGTGGCATTGGAGGACGGAAGGGCACAGGGACAGAGGTATAGCAGAGGGGGTGTGAAAAGGGGGAATGAATGTTCCAGAAATCTTATGAAGTATTGTTAGATAAAGGAAATTGCTTCCCATAGTGATCAGGAAAATAACATCTCTGACCACAGACtcattgaatttcatttcatttcattacatttcatacagtatttgtgtgtgatggCACAGGAAGAATTCCCTTTAGtgataatgtatttattcactgatTCACCCCTCCATTCAGATGAAAGTTTGGGGAGATTAAGAGTACTGTGGTAGAGCTAGCAGTGTGTTAGGAATTTGCTAATGAATCAGTGAATCCTGAAGTGGAACAGCCACAAGGTTaccatatatattttcaaacaaaaaactttATTCAAACAATGCTTTCATTCGATGACACTATGGTACACTACGTACAGACCCTCAGAAACATAGAAATGCGGACATCAGAAAATGTCAccaacaatacatttaaaaaacatcacaaagtaAAACATCATAACAGAGTGACAAAGCGATAAATTCAGTACATCAcagtaacattttgttttgaattattgACTCAGGGGaagtttgatttttgtttttttcattttgtatgtgtggCTTACTGCAGTCTCAAGGAAAACCCTCAAAGGGTAAAGGTTAATACAGGAAAAGGCTACTGTGAGTTTCTGTGAAATTATCCTCCTGAGGACATTCAAAGATCCAGCTTTtcacctttcaaaaaaaaaaaaaagcaggctaCAAGTAACACCTGAGAGGAGCATGCAACATCAGCCCTCAGGCTGCTGACCTGCCAAAGTACCGGGTAAAGGCTCACAACCCAAGCTGCTGGTGTCAGGTGACATACcgtgcaaataaataaatgccaaacgtataaaataatgacaatgacatcaaCTACACAAAGGCGTCCCTATCAGAGATTTCCTCTGCGGTGATCTGGGAAATTTTGGAGAGCTCTGAGCTTTTGGACGATGAAGACTCCATTGATTTCCTGGATTGTCTTGACATTCTTGATTGCCTGGATGACCTGTAGTACCCGGTGTACAGAGATTTGCTTCTGTTCCTTGGAGTCGCGTAGGATCTTGAAGTGTAGGCGTACACCACTTTGCTATGAGAAGGTACAATCCATTATTTTTGCCATTCCCTCATCATGAAACAGGTTGACACACTGTGCTTGTAACTGCTATGCAATCTTTGTCATTGTTATGCAATAATTCATATCATGACAGTAATAACAAAGAATTTGTCCCAAGTAAATtagaaatgacagatttttaGACAAGTTGTTTGAAGATGGAGGATGTGTGGATCAATAGATGGTCAAAGTTGGGAGGGTGTGTTCACGGAGTGGAATTTTTTCTTGAATAGATATGATTATGTAACAGACCTGTGCATGACTCTTCACTTACCTTTCTGGGAAGATGACTCTGAATACTGTGACCACATAAAAAACTGCTCCAACCAGGATGAGGAAAGCTCCCACCAAGCCAAGGAAGAGAGGAGTTCCTATATCATACCTGCAGGCAAAGAAATTAGAATATAGCAGAAAATAACAGCATGTGTAGAGGCTGTAaagatttcaattaaaaaatatccACAGGTGATGGAGCTgtgaaaatacagttttataaaGATTTTGTCATCTGGAAGAGTGATTCTGTTATTTCTGAGATGGAACACTCATATTattctcctctcttttccaCAGTTGAAACAACAAACACTCACCTCCCTGTGGGCTACAGGTGAcaacatattcataaaatacACATCAAAATAGCAATAGTTTAGTTAAAATGATCAAGTACTTTATATACCAAATGAATgtttaacacaaaaatatgtgacTCACCTTAAACTTGTCGGGTCTAAGTTTGGGTTAAAGGCTGTTCTTGCGATTCTGTTTATGTATAAGCAGTATCCTGAGATGTCTGAAATACCTGCATGAAGAGGTTTCATCGATACTGAGTGGTGTTGAAGGAAAAACAGACCTGGGTAAACTTCACATTAACACAGCTCGTGCTTACCGCCAACGAAATGGAACACTGCCGCTGCAAACAATATCTTGTCTTTGATTTTGTCGCTCCCTCCGATGTACGTGCACTCCATCCCCACGAAGGCGAGTATAGCGCCCACAAATCCCAGGCCCAGTCCGACCATCAAGAGGCCTCGTACCCCCTGGATGTATGCTGAACACACCAAataacagagagacagcacttcAGTGGTCTGTagacattcattacattaccttattggcatttagcagatgctcttatccagagcaatgtacactaattacaggtttttacaacattatccatttatacagctgggtatttactgaggcagttgtgggttcagtaccttgcccaagggtacagcagcagtgtccccatggggaatcaaactggcaacctttcggctacgagtcctgctccttaaccactgtgctacactgcattacattgttgttcttaataataataataatatataatttacaatATTAGTAATAGCTTGTTCTTA encodes the following:
- the LOC118785564 gene encoding claudin-10, giving the protein MRKRLFQILGFLVSTLGWVFVSCTMAMDYWRVSQIGGQGGSFIIKVAWYWSNLWKDCFIDSTAVVNCRDYAVLWSVTPYIQGVRGLLMVGLGLGFVGAILAFVGMECTYIGGSDKIKDKILFAAAVFHFVGGISDISGYCLYINRIARTAFNPNLDPTSLRYDIGTPLFLGLVGAFLILVGAVFYVVTVFRVIFPESKVVYAYTSRSYATPRNRSKSLYTGYYRSSRQSRMSRQSRKSMESSSSKSSELSKISQITAEEISDRDAFV